The proteins below come from a single Aegilops tauschii subsp. strangulata cultivar AL8/78 chromosome 6, Aet v6.0, whole genome shotgun sequence genomic window:
- the LOC141025916 gene encoding uncharacterized protein — translation MIKSFCPKIFDSFAFSPSLGASGGILIVWNSSIFGGTLLQVQQFAVVIEFVSRHNNERWNLVVVYGPCQGEARDNFVTWLYHLNIPVDENWLLLGDFNFLRFMDNRNLPGGDLNDMFIFNEIIGHLGLLELPIKGRSYTWSNMQDAPLLEQLDWFFTSVDWISDYPMTEVLPLARTASDHVPCMVTIKTSIPKSNIFRFENYWLELEGFMDCVDSSWQKQSRKGHITARIADKFKSLRMCLKRWQKNISKLKTLICKCNSVILLLDELEEYRTLYRHESNFRIVVKSHVEKLLDLQCLYWRKRCTIRYIKVGGENTKFFHAMATERYRRNSIASLKIA, via the coding sequence ATGATTAAAAGCTTTTGCCCCAAGATATTTGACAGCTTTGCTTTCTCTCCTTCCTTGGGGGCCTCTGGTGGAATACTAATTGTTTGGAACTCATCTATATTTGGTGGGACTTTATTGCAAGTCCAACAATTTGCAGTGGTGATCGAGTTTGTTTCTAGGCACAACAATGAGCGGTGGAATCTTGTGGTGGTTTATGGACCTTGTCAGGGGGAAGCTAGGGATAATTTTGTAACCTGGTTGTATCACCTGAACATTCCTGTGGATGAGAATTGGTTGTTACTGGGGGATTTTAATTTCTTACGTTTTATGGATAACAGGAATCTACCTGGTGGTGATTTGAATGACATGTTCATCTTTAATGAGATTATTGGACACCTCGGCCTTTTGGAATTGCCCATCAAAGGGAGGTCCTACACTTGGTCCAATATGCAGGATGCTCCACTCCTTGAGCAGCTTGACTGGTTCTTCACTTCTGTTGATTGGATCTCTGATTATCCCATGACTGAGGTGCTACCTCTTGCCAGAACTGCTTCTGACCATGTGCCTTGTATGGTTACAATTAAAACTTCTATTCCCAAGTCTAATATCTTTAGGTTTGAGAATTATTGGTTGGAGTTGGAGGGTTTTATGGACTGTGTTGATTCCTCATGGCAGAAACAATCTAGAAAGGGCCATATTACTGCCAGGATAGCTGACAAATTTAAGTCCTTGAGAATGTGTCTAAAAAGATGGCAGAAGAACATTTCTAAACTGAAAACTCTAATTTGTAAATGCAATAGTGTTATCCTGCTCTTGGATGAGCTTGAGGAATATAGAACACTCTACAGACATGAATCAAATTTCAGGATTGTGGTTAAATCCCATGTTGAGAAATTGCTCGACCTTCAATGTCTCTATTGGAGGAAAAGATGTACTATCAGATACATAAAAGTGGGTGGTGAGAACACCAAGTTCTTTCATGCTATGGCCACGGAGAGATATCGAAGGAATTCTATTGCTAGCTTAAAAATTGCCTGA